One region of Edaphobacter bradus genomic DNA includes:
- a CDS encoding winged helix-turn-helix transcriptional regulator, with protein sequence MKHKSNETSFCPVARSLDVIGEWWSLLIVRDAMSGVKRFSDFQRRLGMAKNILSARLKRLVEADVLQVVPASDGSAYQEYKLTEKGRALLPTLVALGQWGAQFMFCPGETHSRLVDAKNHKPLAKLEVRSASGESLGVDDIDLVIDTPTNPT encoded by the coding sequence ATGAAGCACAAGTCGAATGAAACCAGCTTTTGCCCGGTGGCCCGGTCGCTGGATGTCATCGGCGAGTGGTGGTCGCTGCTGATTGTCCGCGACGCCATGAGCGGAGTGAAGCGTTTCTCCGACTTCCAGCGCAGGCTCGGCATGGCGAAGAACATCCTGAGCGCGCGGCTGAAGCGGCTGGTCGAAGCCGACGTGCTTCAGGTCGTCCCAGCCTCGGACGGCAGCGCCTATCAGGAGTACAAACTCACCGAAAAAGGGAGAGCGCTATTGCCGACGCTCGTTGCGTTGGGCCAGTGGGGAGCGCAGTTCATGTTCTGCCCCGGCGAGACGCACAGCAGGCTCGTGGATGCAAAGAATCACAAACCGCTCGCGAAGCTTGAGGTACGAAGTGCAAGCGGCGAGTCACTCGGCGTAGACGATATCGATCTTGTCATCGATACGCCGACTAACCCGACGTAA
- a CDS encoding SDR family oxidoreductase produces MRLQGKKAFITGGNSGIGFATAKLFVEEGAEVFITGRNQETLDEAVKLLGANAHGFRADVTDSAARKQVFKQIADQFGRLDVVFANAGIGGNTPAGTTTEELFEQIISTNLTSVFFTVQDSLPYLNEGASIILNGSVIGTLGQPAYAAYAASKAGLRALARSLAADLSPRSIRVNVVAPGATKTPIWGRNGRTQEQLNGLEQQLSKLIPLGRMGEAEEIAKAVLFLASDDSSYVQAVELFVDGGFTGTPFGGAAGRL; encoded by the coding sequence ATGAGACTTCAAGGCAAAAAGGCATTTATCACCGGGGGCAATAGCGGTATCGGATTCGCGACGGCCAAGCTGTTCGTCGAAGAGGGGGCAGAGGTCTTCATTACTGGCCGCAACCAGGAGACGTTGGACGAGGCGGTCAAGCTGCTTGGTGCGAACGCACATGGCTTTCGCGCGGATGTGACTGACTCCGCCGCCCGCAAGCAGGTCTTCAAGCAGATCGCCGACCAGTTCGGCAGGCTGGATGTTGTCTTCGCCAATGCCGGTATTGGCGGCAATACTCCGGCGGGCACCACCACCGAAGAGCTTTTCGAACAGATCATCAGCACGAACCTCACTTCGGTTTTCTTCACCGTGCAGGACTCGCTGCCTTATCTCAATGAAGGCGCGTCGATCATCCTCAACGGCTCGGTCATCGGAACGCTGGGTCAGCCCGCTTATGCGGCCTACGCGGCTTCGAAGGCTGGTCTTCGCGCGCTGGCCCGGTCGCTCGCGGCCGATCTTTCTCCGCGAAGCATCCGGGTCAACGTTGTGGCTCCCGGAGCGACCAAGACTCCCATTTGGGGCCGCAATGGCCGCACGCAGGAACAGCTGAACGGACTCGAACAGCAACTCTCGAAGCTCATTCCGCTCGGCCGAATGGGCGAGGCCGAGGAGATCGCGAAGGCCGTGCTCTTTCTGGCCTCGGATGATTCCTCCTATGTGCAGGCCGTCGAACTGTTCGTCGATGGGGGCTTCACGGGAACGCCGTTTGGCGGAGCAGCCGGACGCCTATAA
- a CDS encoding NmrA family NAD(P)-binding protein produces the protein MANPILVTGAAGRVGAVGRTVTEQLLKQGKAVRAMVRKEDERAQALRDMGAEVVVGNLLDLDSMHKAIAGVETMYFGMSVSDTYLEATVNAAAVAKHHGVKAFINMSQMTLAQMSITETTPSPQHKQHWLAEQALNWSGLPVVHVRPTVLLDGFFLILTPESVKQSNQIKLPFGDGKTSPVSVEDVSRVLAALLVNPQPHIGKTYHLTGPQSENMHFYAQEYSKALGRTITFQDIPVEPWRDALLKLGLPVHLVNHLATMADLHRAGRYDRMSDDVLTLTGQGPLSVREFVSKNAATFNASAKEA, from the coding sequence ATGGCAAATCCCATTCTGGTCACCGGCGCGGCGGGTCGCGTTGGCGCGGTAGGGCGCACGGTCACCGAACAGTTGTTGAAGCAAGGCAAAGCGGTGCGTGCGATGGTGCGAAAGGAAGACGAACGCGCGCAGGCGTTGCGTGACATGGGCGCGGAGGTCGTGGTCGGCAATCTGCTAGACCTCGATTCGATGCACAAGGCGATTGCCGGCGTCGAGACGATGTATTTCGGCATGTCGGTTTCGGATACCTACCTGGAGGCAACCGTCAATGCGGCGGCGGTGGCGAAGCATCACGGCGTGAAGGCGTTCATCAATATGTCGCAGATGACGCTCGCGCAGATGAGCATTACCGAAACCACCCCGAGCCCGCAGCACAAGCAGCACTGGCTCGCCGAGCAGGCGCTGAACTGGTCCGGTCTCCCCGTCGTACACGTGCGGCCCACAGTGCTTCTCGACGGCTTCTTCCTGATTCTCACTCCGGAGTCAGTCAAACAATCAAATCAGATCAAACTCCCGTTCGGCGACGGCAAGACTTCGCCGGTCTCGGTGGAAGACGTCTCACGTGTACTCGCCGCCCTTCTCGTCAATCCGCAGCCGCACATCGGCAAGACCTATCACCTGACCGGCCCGCAGTCCGAGAACATGCATTTCTATGCACAGGAGTATTCGAAGGCTCTTGGCCGCACCATCACCTTTCAGGACATTCCCGTCGAGCCGTGGCGCGACGCGCTGCTCAAACTCGGCTTGCCGGTTCACCTGGTGAACCACCTCGCGACGATGGCCGATCTGCACCGCGCGGGACGTTACGACCGGATGTCGGACGACGTGCTCACGCTAACGGGGCAAGGGCCGCTGAGCGTGCGGGAGTTCGTCAGTAAGAATGCCGCGACATTCAACGCATCGGCAAAAGAGGCCTGA
- a CDS encoding transaldolase has protein sequence MASLLEQLRGMTTVVSDTGDINSIHQYRPQDSTTNPSLIAAAAAMPQYQSIVDDVLKQARESSGPKASDKEVAAAAFKSLAVAFGLKILEIIPGRVSTEVDARLSYDTEKSIATARDIIAQYEKAGISRNRILIKLASTWEGIRAAEILEKEGIHCNMTLLFGLHQAVAAAEAGVTLISPFVGRILDWYKKDTGKDYHGADDPGVQSVTKIYNYYKHFGYKTVVMGASFRNTGEIIELAGCDLLTIAPKLLGELQSTEGTLERMLDAEKAKSMNIDKIPMDKATFDKMHAADRMASDKLKEGIEGFSKALEDLEVSLVKRLSEIGEPATAR, from the coding sequence ATGGCATCGTTACTCGAACAGCTTCGTGGCATGACCACCGTTGTCTCTGATACCGGCGACATCAATTCTATCCACCAATACAGGCCGCAGGATTCGACCACGAATCCTTCACTCATTGCAGCCGCTGCTGCGATGCCACAGTATCAATCGATCGTCGATGACGTCCTCAAGCAGGCACGTGAGTCATCCGGCCCGAAGGCGTCGGACAAGGAAGTTGCTGCGGCAGCCTTCAAATCGCTTGCCGTGGCCTTCGGTCTGAAAATCCTCGAGATCATCCCGGGCCGCGTCTCCACGGAGGTCGACGCCCGCCTCTCGTACGACACGGAGAAGTCGATCGCGACCGCCCGCGACATCATCGCGCAATACGAGAAGGCGGGAATCTCGCGCAACCGCATCCTTATCAAACTCGCCTCCACGTGGGAGGGCATCCGCGCCGCCGAGATCCTCGAGAAGGAAGGCATCCACTGCAACATGACGCTGCTCTTCGGCCTGCACCAGGCCGTCGCCGCCGCCGAGGCCGGCGTCACCCTCATCTCGCCCTTCGTCGGCCGCATCCTCGACTGGTACAAGAAAGACACCGGCAAGGACTACCACGGCGCCGACGACCCAGGCGTCCAGTCGGTCACGAAGATCTATAACTACTACAAGCACTTCGGCTACAAGACCGTCGTGATGGGCGCGAGCTTCCGCAACACCGGCGAGATCATCGAGCTGGCCGGCTGCGACCTGCTCACCATCGCACCCAAGCTGCTCGGCGAACTCCAGTCGACCGAGGGAACGCTCGAGCGCATGCTTGACGCCGAGAAGGCGAAGAGCATGAATATCGACAAGATTCCGATGGACAAAGCCACCTTCGACAAGATGCACGCCGCCGACCGCATGGCGAGCGACAAGCTGAAGGAAGGCATCGAAGGCTTCTCGAAGGCGCTCGAAGACCTGGAGGTCTCGCTTGTGAAGCGGCTCTCCGAGATCGGCGAACCGGCTACTGCTCGCTAA
- a CDS encoding fumarylacetoacetate hydrolase family protein, which produces MKYCRYLSTEGADRIPRYALVEAREGIVWAVRPMEPPPEDLAARLAPPPGEFHPTPLAGLELLAPVTPSKILCIGRNYREHAAELGNEVPKEPLLFLKPPSSLLASNGIIRMPALSKRVDYEGELAIVIGRRCSKLGHGEDVRPYIRGYTIANDVTARDLQKSDGQWTRGKGFDTFCPVGPIVAMQGPDEIDPIGPEETGGTPVTVTTRLNGEVKQHGSTADLIFSIPFLLRYISTAITLEPGDIIPTGTPAGVGPVQPGDVVEVEIDGLGVLRNTFTAE; this is translated from the coding sequence ATGAAGTACTGCCGATATCTCTCGACTGAAGGAGCGGACCGTATCCCGCGCTATGCCCTTGTGGAAGCTCGCGAAGGCATTGTCTGGGCCGTCCGCCCAATGGAGCCTCCGCCGGAAGACCTTGCTGCCCGTCTCGCGCCTCCTCCCGGAGAGTTCCATCCAACGCCGCTCGCCGGCCTCGAGCTTCTCGCGCCGGTGACGCCCTCGAAGATCCTCTGCATCGGCCGCAACTACCGCGAGCACGCCGCCGAACTCGGCAACGAGGTCCCCAAAGAACCGCTGCTCTTCCTCAAGCCTCCATCGTCGCTGCTCGCCTCCAACGGCATCATCCGCATGCCCGCACTCTCCAAACGCGTCGACTACGAGGGCGAGCTGGCCATCGTCATCGGCCGCCGCTGCTCGAAGCTCGGTCACGGCGAGGACGTCCGCCCCTACATCCGCGGCTACACCATCGCCAACGACGTCACCGCGCGCGACCTCCAGAAGAGCGATGGTCAGTGGACCCGCGGCAAGGGCTTCGATACCTTCTGCCCCGTAGGCCCCATTGTCGCTATGCAGGGTCCGGACGAGATCGACCCCATCGGGCCAGAGGAGACAGGCGGCACACCCGTCACCGTCACCACACGGCTCAACGGCGAGGTCAAACAGCACGGCTCGACGGCCGACCTGATCTTCTCCATCCCGTTCCTGCTGCGCTACATCTCCACCGCCATTACACTGGAGCCAGGCGATATCATTCCGACAGGCACACCCGCCGGAGTCGGCCCCGTCCAGCCCGGCGACGTCGTCGAAGTCGAGATCGACGGCCTCGGAGTCCTTAGAAACACATTCACAGCAGAGTAA
- a CDS encoding fibronectin type III domain-containing protein, translating into MAIGPATLLLPFLAACASPGPPRPPSLNLARTVTDLAAERVGDEVNLRWTTPSNTTDGLGVKGPLTAQICRETAPTRPHPICTPVTRLHVKPGPSQATDALPAALTSDPETLIAYQVQIFNANDRAAGPSHPAYAAAGAAPAPVEGLRAEPSREGATIEWQPQPASASWVELERTLPPAFSKTGTPAKPAAPKSPLRLSPDEPASLRLQTPKDVSDRGGTLDRTARKTETYSYRAQRVRSVTFEGHTVELRSAPSGAVTVRIADTFPPQQPAGLAAVPGEAAGSIDLSWQPLPDTDLAGYLVYRRAAAGWQKLTASPVVGPAFTDSTATGGQAYTYRVTAIDTTGNESQPSHEVEETANQE; encoded by the coding sequence ATGGCCATCGGCCCGGCCACTCTTCTGCTGCCCTTTCTCGCGGCCTGCGCCAGCCCCGGACCGCCGCGGCCGCCATCGCTGAACCTCGCCAGGACCGTCACCGACCTCGCCGCCGAGCGCGTCGGCGACGAGGTGAATCTCCGCTGGACGACGCCCTCGAACACCACCGACGGCCTCGGCGTCAAAGGCCCGCTGACCGCGCAGATCTGCCGGGAGACGGCTCCCACGCGGCCACACCCCATCTGCACTCCCGTGACGCGGCTGCACGTCAAGCCCGGCCCTTCGCAGGCAACCGACGCGCTGCCCGCAGCCCTGACCTCCGACCCAGAAACGCTGATCGCCTACCAGGTGCAGATCTTCAACGCGAACGACCGCGCCGCCGGCCCGTCGCACCCGGCCTACGCCGCAGCCGGAGCCGCGCCGGCGCCGGTCGAAGGCCTCCGCGCGGAGCCCTCGCGCGAGGGAGCCACCATCGAGTGGCAGCCTCAGCCAGCCTCCGCCTCATGGGTCGAGCTTGAGCGCACGCTGCCGCCTGCCTTCAGCAAGACCGGAACACCAGCGAAGCCCGCAGCCCCGAAGTCTCCGCTGCGGCTAAGCCCCGACGAGCCCGCCAGCCTCCGCCTCCAGACCCCGAAGGACGTCTCCGACCGCGGCGGAACGCTCGACCGCACCGCGCGCAAGACCGAGACCTACAGCTACCGCGCCCAGCGGGTCCGTTCCGTCACATTCGAAGGCCACACCGTTGAGCTGCGCAGCGCCCCCTCCGGCGCTGTCACCGTCCGCATCGCCGACACCTTCCCGCCGCAGCAGCCCGCGGGACTAGCCGCCGTACCCGGCGAAGCCGCCGGATCGATCGACCTTTCCTGGCAGCCGCTCCCCGACACCGACCTCGCCGGATACCTCGTCTACCGCCGCGCCGCCGCCGGATGGCAGAAGCTCACGGCTAGCCCCGTGGTCGGCCCGGCGTTCACCGACAGCACCGCAACCGGCGGCCAGGCCTACACCTACCGCGTGACCGCCATCGACACAACCGGAAACGAGAGCCAGCCCAGCCACGAGGTCGAAGAGACCGCGAACCAGGAATGA
- a CDS encoding choice-of-anchor D domain-containing protein, with product MARLVALMVCGLAASAWGQSPQMGTGVEGQAAVRTAAPAQRAQRFLRGRTMANAAPGAQALMEARAQHAMLLSQQRLQPRLTGLGAAWQAVGPGQVASLNYGNVTGRVTSVAIDPADASGNTVYVGTTGGGVWKSTNAAGPAGSVTFSPLTDTLPVFSANAGTAAIPSLSIGALSVANGVMLAGTGDPNDATDSFYGSGLLRSVDGGVTWTLIRNAAGGASSYSFVGLGLAGFAWSTASPGTVVAAVSQAAEGVLVNAVNGTDSVMGLYYSTDSGATWQMGVLVDGSATVQTPLPTGGNHGGNAATAVAWNPVRQRFYAAVRYHGYYESVDGVTWTRLTQQPGTGLTMAACPSNPELAGSPGCPIFRGALAVEPVTGDMFALTVDGGNLDQGLWQDVCASTGSGCTGNVAFGKRLNSAALEAGGGSTAILQGDYDLGLAAVRVGSGGAQDTLLYAGTVDLYRCSLAAGCVLRNTTNALNGCAAPAKVAPAQHAIATMATAGQPLVFVGNDGGLWRSVDGVNESGTPCSATDASHFDNLNGGLGSLAQVVSFAQDPVSPGTLLVGLGAIGTAATGSAAARGAWPQVSAGEGGLVAIDPSAPSQWYVSTAAGVSIRQCSNGSGCGAADFAGAPTIGAAQVDEDASAIDAPWMLDPALDSDVIVGTCRVWRGPAGSGVLWSGSNAISRLLGGTRGTACGTGNPVLRSLTAGGAVSGATAPQNAGSQVIYAGMAGALDGGGSAGGHLFGTKNAGTAGSATAWTDLAASPVSNDAADQGVFNPGGFDVSSIAVDGHDATGGTVYATVMGFSGNGVNAPKVYRSADAGAHWTNITSNLPNAPANSVVVDPNDANTVYVAMDTGVYVTTQVISCSMANCWSVYGTGLPNAPVVELAAAQGMATGDGRAGELRAGTYGRGIWEIPLLTAATAAQPGMTVSPGSLSFASQAVGTASAAQTVTVTNSGNAPLLVSRVAVTGDFSETDNCAGTSIAVGGSCTVEVRFLPTATGSRAGVLTVYGNVAGGQATAALSGTATAAGAVVLSPVMVSFPATTVGAASNAMNVTVSNTGGSAVELRTPEVSGDFAIAANTCGETLAAQTGCTVAVVFKPTASGARQGTLTVTDDAGTQTAALSGTGTLPATDGLAPGALTFAAQQLGMASAAQQVTLSNTGDVALTLIAASTSGDFSVVNGCGNSLNAHASCEMNVVFNPRNVGQENGVLTVSDEYRTQTVALSGVGVAPPGVSLAPASGLSFAATGVGLSSAAQTVTLTNNGGLPLSISGVSVTGDFAIAAGGNSCGSTLAPNAACTVQVVFTPTAGGARAGSLVVTDNAPASPQSLQLSGAGVDFTLGANGAASVTVTSGQSAVFPLVLSSGGNVSGIVTLSCSGAPANAMCTVTPGTATLGAQTTVSVTVQTGVTTTSSSATVRKALWFALMMPVGLLALRRKRLAALLLCVVMAAAGCGSGRLIPGSGSPGGPGGSSATPSGSYGIVVSGASAGLVRTVNLTLVVQ from the coding sequence TTGGCGCGGCTGGTTGCGCTGATGGTTTGCGGGTTGGCTGCGTCTGCGTGGGGGCAGTCGCCGCAGATGGGGACGGGGGTTGAAGGTCAGGCAGCGGTGAGAACTGCGGCTCCGGCTCAGCGGGCGCAACGGTTTCTCCGCGGGCGCACGATGGCGAATGCGGCGCCGGGCGCGCAGGCGCTGATGGAGGCGCGGGCGCAGCATGCGATGCTGCTGAGTCAGCAGAGGCTTCAGCCTCGGCTTACGGGGTTGGGTGCGGCGTGGCAGGCGGTGGGGCCGGGGCAGGTGGCGAGCCTCAATTACGGCAATGTGACTGGGAGGGTGACCTCGGTTGCGATCGATCCGGCGGATGCCTCGGGGAACACGGTGTATGTAGGGACGACGGGCGGGGGAGTGTGGAAGTCGACCAATGCGGCGGGGCCTGCGGGGAGTGTGACGTTTTCTCCGCTGACCGATACGCTGCCGGTCTTCAGCGCGAATGCGGGGACGGCGGCGATTCCTTCGCTGAGCATCGGCGCCCTGAGCGTGGCTAACGGCGTGATGCTCGCGGGGACGGGCGATCCAAACGATGCGACGGACTCGTTTTATGGCAGCGGCCTGCTGCGCTCGGTCGATGGCGGCGTGACGTGGACGCTGATACGGAATGCGGCGGGCGGGGCGAGCAGCTACAGCTTCGTGGGGCTGGGCCTTGCGGGATTTGCCTGGAGCACCGCATCACCGGGGACGGTGGTGGCGGCGGTGTCGCAGGCGGCTGAAGGCGTGCTGGTGAATGCGGTGAACGGGACGGACAGCGTGATGGGGCTGTACTACTCGACGGACTCCGGCGCGACGTGGCAGATGGGCGTGCTCGTGGATGGCAGCGCGACAGTGCAGACTCCACTCCCGACGGGCGGGAACCATGGAGGCAATGCGGCAACGGCGGTGGCGTGGAATCCGGTGCGGCAGAGGTTCTATGCGGCGGTGAGGTACCACGGGTACTACGAGTCGGTCGATGGTGTGACGTGGACGCGGCTGACGCAGCAGCCGGGGACGGGGCTGACAATGGCGGCGTGTCCGTCGAATCCGGAGCTGGCGGGTAGCCCGGGGTGCCCGATCTTTCGCGGGGCGCTGGCGGTCGAGCCGGTGACAGGAGACATGTTCGCCCTGACGGTGGATGGCGGGAATCTAGATCAGGGGCTCTGGCAGGACGTGTGTGCTTCGACGGGGTCGGGGTGTACCGGGAATGTGGCGTTCGGGAAGCGGCTGAACTCGGCGGCGCTGGAGGCAGGCGGTGGGAGCACGGCGATTCTGCAGGGCGACTATGATCTTGGACTGGCGGCGGTGCGAGTAGGGTCGGGAGGAGCGCAGGATACGCTGCTGTATGCGGGGACGGTGGACCTTTATCGCTGCTCGCTGGCGGCGGGATGCGTGTTGCGGAATACGACGAATGCGCTGAACGGGTGTGCGGCTCCGGCGAAGGTGGCTCCGGCGCAGCATGCGATTGCCACGATGGCGACGGCGGGGCAGCCGCTGGTATTTGTGGGGAACGATGGCGGGCTTTGGCGGTCGGTCGATGGAGTGAACGAGTCGGGGACGCCGTGCTCGGCTACGGACGCGAGTCACTTTGACAATCTGAACGGCGGTCTGGGGTCGCTGGCGCAGGTGGTGAGCTTTGCACAGGACCCGGTGAGTCCGGGGACGTTGCTGGTGGGGCTGGGCGCGATTGGTACTGCGGCGACGGGTTCTGCGGCGGCGAGAGGGGCGTGGCCGCAGGTCTCGGCGGGCGAGGGCGGGCTGGTGGCGATCGACCCAAGTGCGCCGTCGCAGTGGTATGTTTCGACGGCGGCGGGAGTGAGCATCCGGCAGTGCTCGAACGGGAGCGGGTGCGGGGCGGCTGACTTTGCGGGGGCTCCGACCATTGGGGCGGCGCAGGTGGATGAGGACGCATCGGCGATTGATGCTCCGTGGATGCTCGATCCGGCGCTGGACTCGGATGTGATTGTAGGGACGTGCAGGGTTTGGCGCGGGCCGGCGGGGAGCGGGGTGCTGTGGTCGGGGTCGAACGCGATCAGCAGGCTGCTGGGCGGGACTCGAGGGACGGCGTGCGGGACGGGGAATCCGGTGCTGCGGTCGCTGACGGCCGGAGGCGCGGTGAGCGGGGCGACGGCGCCGCAGAATGCGGGGTCGCAGGTAATCTACGCAGGGATGGCCGGGGCGCTGGATGGCGGTGGGAGCGCAGGCGGGCATCTGTTTGGGACGAAGAACGCGGGAACGGCGGGCAGCGCGACGGCGTGGACGGACCTGGCGGCCTCGCCGGTGAGCAACGATGCGGCGGACCAGGGAGTGTTCAATCCGGGTGGGTTTGATGTGTCGTCGATTGCGGTGGATGGACACGATGCGACGGGCGGGACGGTATATGCGACGGTCATGGGGTTTTCGGGGAACGGGGTTAATGCGCCCAAAGTCTACCGCTCGGCGGATGCGGGGGCGCACTGGACGAATATCACGAGCAATCTGCCGAATGCTCCGGCAAACAGCGTGGTCGTGGACCCGAATGATGCCAATACGGTGTACGTGGCGATGGACACTGGGGTTTATGTAACTACACAAGTTATAAGTTGTTCGATGGCGAACTGCTGGAGCGTTTATGGGACGGGGCTGCCGAATGCTCCGGTAGTGGAACTCGCGGCGGCGCAGGGGATGGCCACGGGGGATGGGCGTGCGGGCGAGCTGCGGGCGGGGACGTATGGGCGCGGAATCTGGGAGATTCCACTGCTGACGGCGGCGACGGCGGCGCAGCCGGGGATGACAGTGAGTCCGGGGTCGCTGAGCTTTGCGAGTCAGGCGGTGGGGACCGCGAGCGCGGCGCAGACTGTGACGGTTACAAATTCCGGAAACGCGCCGCTGCTGGTGAGCCGGGTGGCGGTCACGGGGGACTTCAGCGAGACGGATAACTGCGCAGGCACGTCGATTGCAGTGGGCGGGAGCTGCACGGTGGAGGTGAGGTTTCTGCCGACGGCGACGGGGAGCCGCGCGGGCGTGCTGACGGTGTATGGGAACGTTGCGGGCGGGCAGGCGACGGCGGCGCTGAGCGGAACGGCAACGGCTGCGGGCGCGGTGGTGCTGAGTCCGGTGATGGTGAGCTTTCCTGCGACGACGGTGGGGGCGGCAAGCAATGCGATGAATGTGACGGTCTCGAACACCGGCGGGAGCGCGGTCGAACTGCGGACTCCGGAGGTGAGTGGGGATTTTGCGATTGCGGCGAATACGTGCGGGGAGACGCTGGCGGCGCAGACGGGATGCACGGTGGCGGTAGTCTTCAAGCCGACGGCTTCGGGAGCGCGGCAGGGAACGCTGACGGTGACCGATGACGCGGGGACCCAGACGGCGGCGCTGAGCGGGACGGGGACGCTGCCTGCGACGGATGGACTTGCGCCCGGGGCGCTCACCTTTGCAGCGCAGCAGCTTGGCATGGCGTCTGCGGCCCAGCAGGTGACGCTGTCGAACACGGGAGATGTGGCACTGACGCTGATCGCGGCCTCGACGAGCGGGGACTTCAGCGTGGTGAACGGCTGCGGAAACTCGCTGAATGCGCATGCGAGCTGCGAAATGAATGTGGTCTTCAACCCGAGGAATGTGGGACAGGAGAACGGCGTACTGACGGTGTCGGATGAGTACCGGACCCAGACGGTGGCGCTGAGCGGCGTGGGGGTGGCTCCGCCGGGCGTGTCGCTGGCGCCAGCGTCGGGGCTGAGCTTTGCGGCGACGGGCGTAGGGCTAAGCTCGGCGGCCCAGACGGTGACGCTGACGAACAATGGCGGGTTGCCGCTGTCGATCAGCGGCGTGAGCGTGACGGGGGACTTTGCGATTGCGGCAGGTGGAAATAGCTGCGGCTCGACGCTGGCGCCGAACGCGGCTTGTACCGTGCAGGTCGTGTTTACCCCGACGGCGGGCGGGGCGCGGGCCGGGAGCCTGGTGGTGACGGATAATGCCCCGGCTTCGCCGCAGTCGCTGCAGCTGAGCGGGGCGGGCGTGGACTTTACGCTGGGGGCGAACGGTGCGGCGTCGGTTACGGTGACGAGCGGGCAGAGCGCGGTGTTTCCGCTGGTGCTGAGCTCGGGCGGGAACGTGAGCGGCATAGTGACGTTGAGCTGTTCGGGGGCTCCGGCGAATGCGATGTGCACGGTGACGCCGGGGACGGCGACGCTTGGGGCACAGACGACGGTTTCGGTAACAGTGCAGACAGGGGTGACGACGACGTCTTCCTCCGCGACCGTGAGAAAGGCGCTCTGGTTCGCGTTGATGATGCCGGTTGGGCTGCTGGCCTTGCGACGGAAGCGGCTGGCGGCGTTGCTACTGTGTGTGGTGATGGCTGCTGCGGGGTGCGGGTCGGGGAGGTTGATTCCGGGGTCGGGAAGTCCGGGAGGGCCAGGTGGGTCTTCGGCTACGCCTTCGGGGAGTTATGGGATTGTGGTCTCGGGGGCTAGTGCGGGGTTGGTACGCACGGTGAATCTAACTTTGGTGGTGCAGTAG
- a CDS encoding BaiN/RdsA family NAD(P)/FAD-dependent oxidoreductase, translating to MQTCDVVVLGAGAAGLMCAIEAGRRGRRVLVLDHADRIGKKILISGGGRCNFTNINARAENFLSANPHFAKSALARYTPADILALIEKHGIPWHEKTLGQLFCDRSAQDVITMLERECAAANVEIRPGTRILSVSRDTGFLIETLAGPIRTSAVVVATGGLSIPKMGATSFGYDLARQFGLRIVECRPALVPFVFNPEDCSRWCDLTGLSTEVIASAQTIAATITARGLHPSFREKMLFTHRGLSGPAILQISSYWKPGEPITLDLAPNSDASPEVFAPLLTTNARRDPATALQALRAALPARLAERWLTLNPPARWTNTALADSERDLHEWQITPAGTEGYAKAEVTAGGIDTNELDSSTMQSKRVPGLYFIGEVVDVTGWLGGYNFQWAWASGAAAGRAI from the coding sequence GTGCAAACCTGCGATGTAGTAGTCCTGGGAGCAGGCGCCGCCGGTCTCATGTGCGCCATCGAGGCCGGACGCCGCGGCCGTCGCGTCCTCGTCCTCGACCACGCCGACCGCATCGGCAAGAAGATCCTCATCTCCGGCGGAGGCCGCTGCAACTTCACCAACATCAACGCCCGGGCGGAGAACTTCCTCTCCGCCAACCCCCACTTCGCCAAGTCCGCGCTCGCCCGCTACACCCCGGCGGATATCCTCGCGCTCATCGAAAAACACGGCATCCCCTGGCACGAGAAAACCCTCGGCCAGCTCTTCTGCGACCGCTCCGCCCAGGACGTCATCACCATGCTCGAGCGCGAGTGCGCCGCCGCAAACGTCGAGATCCGCCCTGGTACGCGCATCCTCTCCGTCTCCCGCGACACCGGGTTCCTCATCGAAACACTCGCCGGCCCCATCCGCACCTCGGCCGTCGTCGTCGCCACCGGAGGGCTGTCGATCCCAAAGATGGGAGCCACCAGCTTCGGCTACGATCTCGCCCGCCAGTTCGGCCTCCGCATCGTCGAGTGCCGCCCGGCCCTCGTCCCCTTCGTCTTCAATCCGGAAGACTGCAGCCGCTGGTGCGACCTCACCGGCCTCTCCACCGAGGTCATCGCCTCCGCCCAAACAATCGCGGCCACCATCACCGCGCGCGGCCTTCACCCCAGCTTCCGCGAGAAGATGCTCTTCACCCACCGCGGCCTCAGCGGCCCCGCGATCCTGCAGATCTCCTCCTACTGGAAGCCCGGCGAACCTATCACGCTCGACCTAGCCCCCAACTCCGACGCCAGCCCTGAAGTCTTCGCCCCACTCCTAACCACCAACGCCCGCCGCGATCCCGCGACCGCGCTGCAGGCCCTTCGTGCCGCGCTCCCCGCGCGCCTCGCCGAGCGCTGGCTCACTCTTAACCCTCCTGCGCGCTGGACGAACACCGCCCTCGCCGACTCAGAGCGCGACCTTCATGAATGGCAGATCACCCCCGCCGGAACCGAGGGCTACGCCAAGGCCGAGGTCACCGCCGGAGGCATCGACACCAACGAACTCGACTCGAGCACCATGCAGAGCAAAAGAGTCCCCGGCCTCTACTTCATCGGCGAGGTCGTCGACGTAACCGGCTGGCTCGGCGGCTACAACTTCCAATGGGCTTGGGCCTCAGGAGCCGCCGCCGGCCGCGCCATCTAG